The region GATCTGCAATGATATCTTCATGGCAGAGCAGGCAAGCAGAACCGTAACGATGTTGCCGACCACCATGACCATGGTCGTCCCCATGACGACCCCCGTAACCCCCCATGCCGACGCCCCGCCAATCCCCACGGGGATGCTCAGTATCGACAGCACGAGCCAAATGACGGCATTTTTGCCATGTATCCCCTGGGCGACCAGTATCCGGCTGGCGTTGATGGCAAGCGAATCTGCCAGCAAACCAAGCAAGAGAAAATGCATGACCCCGCGGCCGGCGCTGGCATATTCCTGTCCGATCCAAATGGCCAGGAAAGACTCTCCGTAAAAGAAGATGGCCACAGGCATGGCCAGCGATACCACCTGCAGTGCCAAGGTAGTGCTGAACCATGACTTCAGCAGCTCATCACGATCGTTTCTCCCGATGGAGGCTCCGAAATACGGGATCAACGGCAGTCCAAGCGCCTGTGAAACCCCCTTCGCATAGTCGATGAGACGGTTCGGCATTACGAAATAGACAATCTGCCCCAAGCCTATCACATTGCCGATTATCAGGGGAACACTCTGGTTTTGCAGGCGTGATGCGACCAGCATGGTGGCACTTTTGGCGCCAAACGTGAAAAGCTCGTGCAGCTTGCGCCAGGTAACTGCTCGGAAGGTCATCCTCGGAATACTGTTGTCGCACACAATTGCTGCAGAGAAAAACGCAAATTGTATCAGGCAAAAGATCGGCTCCAGCAGGGCAAGCACTATCAGCCCGTTACCCGCGTAGCGCTGCAAAAGATAGAACGTCAACAACGCGCGCACTATAGTCAGTATTCCCCTGGCACTGTTGATCAGATAATGTCGCTGCAGGCCCATCAAAGTGGCGGTGAAAACCTGCAAAGGAAACATTATGCTTGCATCCAGGCCAAAGAGCAGAAAGACCGTGCTGAGATTTGCAATATCCTTTGTATCGTTGCCGGTGATGATTCGGGGGTAGTAGCCCAGCGCAGCAAACAACACCAGTGCCAGACCGCCGGCCACGATGAAAAAGGCAAATGCCGTGCTTATGGTTTGTTGCAGGTCGCTGCGATCCTGTTTGCCGTCGGCGACAGAGACGAATCGAATCAATGCGGGACCGATGCCCAGGTCCAGCAGTCCCATATAGCCGATAACGCTCATAACCAGTTCCCACAAACCGTAATCGCGGTTGCCCAGTGCCCTGATGAGAACGGGGCTCATGATGAACGCAACGACAACGTTAATCAGGTAGAGCGTTGTTCCAGAAAACGAGTTGAGTATAAGTTTTTTTCTCACGGCTCCCTCAAAAAGGCTCATTTGGCTAACGTATGCTGTCCAAGAGTTGAGCCAGCTGCTGTGCCGAAGCGCGGACATCGTACCGGGAACGGGCCAACGGGACGAAACGCTGGAACTCGTCCGTTCTTGGCTCATCAATACTTTTCCGGAGGGCATCGGCAAGAGCACCCACGTTTTCGGAAGCAAATACCATCGCCGGTGTATCATGGACCGTTTCCCGGAGCCCTATGCAGTCTGCGGCGACAAGAGGCGTGCCGGTGCAGAGCGCCTCCATGGCGAGAAGGCCGCTTGCCTCCCAGCGCGAGGGCATGACGATGGCGTTGATCTGGGCATAAAGATGGCAAACTTCCGATTGAAACGGCAGGAAATGGAAGCAGGGTTCCAGGTCCAGTTCACGAATCTTTGCCCGGTACTCCTTCAGGTAGTCTCCGGAGCCGACGGCGACGACCGCAAATTTCCGGCCATACTGCTGTTTTTTCAGCATGCGGACAGCTTCAACAAGTAAATCAAACCCCTTCTGCGGCATAAACCGCCCGAAAAAACCTAGCAAGAACGTTGCGTCATCGATCCCGAACTCGGCGCGCAGGTCGATCGGGCTTGCCGGCAGATGTTCGAGTGCCCCCAATTCAATGCCGTTGGGGATGACGATCGATCTTTGACCATTATGTGCCAACTCGGGGAACTGTTCATGCAGATGGCTGAGGATGTCGTTGCTTACGGCGTACAGCACCGTAATGCGGCCGATCATTTTTCGCAAAAGAAAGTGCTTCAGCCACCCCAGGCGCCCGGTAAGATATTTGGGTTCAAGGATGCCATGTATGGTGACGATCTGGGGAACACGAAAAAACAGGTTCGCCAGGGAAACAGCCACGGCAGAGATAAACCCCTGACTGAGGATCACGTCGTAGCGGTTTGTTCTCAATTCCCGAAACGCGGCACTGACAAGGCCCTTGGTGTCGGCTTCCCGAACAATAATCAAACGGGCGCGATACTCCTCCACGTCATTCGCGAGCGCGGCATCTTCATGGGTTTGGGATGCCAGGAGCGTCAAGCGGTAATGGGCCGGCAAGTAGCGGAAGAGGTAGCGCATATACGTTCTGATCCCCCCAAGGGGCCAGCGCGCAACGATCAACACATTCTTTTCCATTATCCCTTCCTCGAGAGCAGGATACATTTTGCGGCTCTGACCGGGTCGTACCAGCAGGACCGCACGAAGTGCCATATCGCCTTGTGATAAATCTTCGCCTGCAGGCAAAAGGCACCAAGACGGTAATGAATGACCGCAAGCCTTTTTCTGCGCACCCATGCAGGATAAGGGTAGCGTTCCATGGCACTCTTTAACACAACCAGCGAGTCTTCCCACATTTTGCTACATTTTGTAATGCTTAACTGCTCAGGATGCTGCCGGTAATACGTCAATTTCTCATTCAGGTAAAAGAAATCGGAGCGTTCCTTGATCCTCACCCACATGTCCTGGTCGGGAACAATCCCCACGGTAAATGGTCCTACTGCCTGCAACAGGCTTCTTCGCACCATCACCAGTGAGGGCGTACGGATATAACAATCCAGCAGGACATTTGCCAAGCGGTTGGTTTCACGGTGGTCCTCGGCAAACAGCGGGTAGAGCGTCGTGTTATCCGGACCTATGACCTGGCCGTTCGTATAGACCAGTCCCACGTCCTGGTTCCGCTCCAATATCTCCACCTGCTTGCGCAGTTTGTCCGGGTGCCAGAGGTCATCGTTATCCAAAAAAGCGATATATTCCGACTCGGCATGCAGCAATCCCAGGTTCAAGGCCGCGGCCTGGCCGTGATTCCCGTGGTCCTCGTGACGCAGAATCCTGATTCTGCCGGCATAGGCGTCGATGATTTCCGCGGAACGGTCCGTGGAGCCGTCATCAACGGCAATGATCGCATAATCGTCGTACCGTTGCGCCAGGGCGCTTTCAATTGTCTGGGCGACATAGCGTTCCTGATTATAGACGGCAATGATTACCGTCACCTTGGGAACTTTTACGGTTTTGTCGTTGCCTTCAGGGGCAGTACTTTTCACAAGAGCCTTCCAGGTCGTTTTTTAGGACTCAACTCGGGGAAATGAGATTTTCACCAATATCCCGGACCAGGCAGCCAGCCAAAGCCAATGGGGGCGATAAAAATTATGGCCGCCGATGCCAAATATGAGCAACAACAGCAGGCAGGCGATGATTGCCCCTCCCAATAAATAGGAAAAGCCCGTATCCAAACCGGCCTCAAGCAAATGTGACCGAACCCGCGTGCAGCACCTGACTATTGAACCGAGCAAGCCAAGGAAAACGATCGCCCCGAACAGGCCCAGCTCGGACAGTACTTCGCCGTACAGAATATGGGAGGCGGTCGGAGACTCGTGTCCGGCCTTATCGATCCGGTTCACCATCCTGTAGCCGATAAAGTTTTTCTCTCCGGCCCCCACGCCGGTCAGCGGCTCCCGGGCAAACATTTTCAAACTGACTTCAAACCCCTCAAGCCGTCCTTCGGCCGATTCATGCGCATTGGCCGGACCTGCGTCCTTATCCCAGAGGGTTCTGATCCGCTCCTGCTTTTCATCCGGCATGACGGTCCACAAAACGCAGACGGCCAACGCAGCGATTGCCAGGGCGACAATTTTCCTTTTCCCCTTTTGCGCAAGGCCGAGCAGTAAAACGGTGAACAGCAGGGCGACGGAAGAGGTGCGGGACCCCGTCAGCACGACACACAGTACGGCCATGCCGAAATAGCAGTAATAGCTCCAACGATATGCCAGCTTCTTCTCGGTGCGCAGCAAGGCATAGACAAAGGGCAGCGAAAGCACCACGCTGCCGCCGAAGGAGTTCGGGTCGTTGTTCGTGCTGTCGACGCCGATCATGCGGTGGATGCCCATCCGGAAAAAATGGCGGCCGTTGTGGTACTCCCACAAAGAATGCAGGACATAGATGAACATGGCAAAAACGAAGCCCTTTACCAGCACCCGGAGCGAGTCTTCATCATCCACGGTCGCCAGCATCAGCATATAGAGGATGACCATCTTCCCATATTCGATCCCCTGGTCAACGGCATCCCCGGTCTTGAAAGCGAACGGGGACAGGATGAAGTGCAGGGCGAGAAGGCCGTAAATCCATTTATTGGTCGGCGATGCCACTATCTTGAAACGGTTGCTCAGAAACGCGACCAGTATCATGATGACGGCAAACGTGCGCTCTATGGGGAAGCCATGAAGAACCGAGATAGACTCCCAGGGCCGCTCGATATAGAGGAAGATGTAAAAACAGATCATCAACAGCACTAATGATGGCGAGGTGTCCGTATTGTTCGAATAGTTCTCGTATGTTGCTGCATCGTTTCCCATAGGTCGGTACTCTCACTCACGTTTTTTGGCCGCGCCGGCCGCGGTTCAGGCCGTCAGGCACACAACGGGGCGCGCCCCCGGCAACAGGCCCCTAGTGCAGCAACGTTTCGATATGGTTGGCAATCCGCCAGGCACTTCTGCCGTCCCTCAGGTGCAACTCATTCCGCAGCACCTGCTCTGCCCCGAGCCGCAGGCGCTGCCGCACCGGCTCATCGAAGAGCAGCGTTGCGATCGCAGGCCGCAGTTCCTGTTCCGACGGCACGGATATCACGGCCTTAAAGCGATCATAGGACAAGTACCAGTCAATGGGCAGGTAGTTGACCAGACCGACCGGAAGGCCATAATCCATTGCCTCCAAACAGGTCGTAGACGCGATCGTCATGAAGGCATCGGCGGCGGTGAAACAATCGGCCAGGGGCCGGGTTCTGGTTATCTCGACAAGCGATTGCCCCTGTCCGGGCCGCAGCAGCCCCAGCCAGTGCGACTCGGGGAGGTCCCGCGGATGGAGTTTGACGAGCAGTTTGACGTTATCCATGGCGTCAACCGCTTCGACCAGCCTGACGAACAGGCGCTCCTGGGCCTGCTGGGAACATTTCACCGGCTGGTTGCAATAAAGGAGCACCCTGTCCCTCGTGTCCCTGTCGTTGCCGCCGGAGCCCCCCGGTGCCGTTTTCCGGTCAAGGCGCGGTTGCCCGGTCACCAGAATGCGCGAATCATCAACCCCGTCCTGGAGCAAGATCTGGCGAAACATATCCCCGGCGGCAAAGACCGTCGTCCCGCGGGAATGGGCATAGCCCTTGCGGAAAAAGGCCCCGAGGGAAAGTTTGTATGCAAATTTTGCACAGAGCTGATGAAGGATTTCGTTGCCCCCCTGTTCCTTAAGCTTGAGAAGAAACGGCAGCTTCCGGATCGAGGGACGAACGCTTTCCTGGATAAGAAACGCAGGCTTGTCACAATCGCGAAAAAGCTCCATAACCATGCGATCGAACAGCGCCGCATCGTCGTTGCACGTGACCACCGCATCAGCCCCAAGAGGGGCCAGCCATCGCGAAAGTTCGGCGGCAAGCTTGCGATAGCTGCCGATAACAGGGAAGAATCGCTGGCTATCCGATTCGTAAAACGCCTCATAGCGCATGATCGGCATATGCTGCGCTGCCAAAAAAGGCTCGACCCGGTATTCTTCCTCGATAAGAGCATCCCGGGAAAGAAAGAGCGGCTTGTGGCCGCGGCATGCCAATTCCACCGCCACCGGCACCTGGGTCGCGACGTGGGAGGGATTGCTGGGAACGAAGAGTATTGTTCTCCTATTTTTACCGTTGTCTGAACCCATATCGATAATGTTGAGCCTTACTGCCTGTGCATGATGCGCTTGGCCAAGGATATGCTCCGTCCGAACGCGTTGTGGGCCGAAACCGCCAGCCTTACGAGACCGCCCGCATCGTTGCGGACCAGCAGCATGTCTGCCTGCTCCACGTGCCCCGTTGCAAAATGCCGCTTGTATTCATACTCCCCTTCCTGGAAATTCAACCGCTTCGGCGGACGATGGGTGTACAGATCTTCGAGCAGCAGGCAGAACATGGCCCTTCCGGGGGAGTACCCCGAAAAGTTCTGATCGAAACCGGTACGTGAGTAGTAGAACACATCGCCGAACTGAAAACCTCTCACAAAGGCGCATGGCCTTTCCCCGCATTTCAACAGGTAGCAGCGCAAGACCCCCTGGCCGGCGAACCGTTCATATCTCAGGCGTTCCTCGGGGCTGTTCACCATCTGCGGCCCCAGGGCGTGCTGCCACGACCGGGATGAGATCTGGGAGGCACCATCAAGGAACAGCGCCACATCTGCCGCATGTTCGACACGGACAAGGCTGAGTTCGCCATTACCGCTGGTGCCGAGCAGCTTTATCTCTCTTTTCAGGTTGTATCGTGCTTTTTTGCTGAATTTCAGGAGGTACTCATCAAATGACCGGTTCAAAGTCACGCTGTAGTGCCTGGCCCAATCCCTGTCGGGGATATAAAGACGGGCATGGCGCCGCACCTCCTCCGATTCATGCAGAATGCTCCAGCACCGGCTGTTGACGGGGACCCCCGGTATGTAAATGGCGCTACGGTCGGGGAAGGCTCGAAAAAGGGATTTGGCGAACTCCACGTAGATTTCTTCACGGGGTACGAGGAGCGGCTCCCCCCCATCAGCCTGATGACCGGGATGGTGCACTGCGCCAGCGAACGGCTTTTGAGCATGAAACGCAGTGGATAGCTGGTTGCGAACGCCCCGGACATCCCGGCCAGTCTGCCGTCGCTGTCGTTGATGTGCACCATGACGGGGCGCTCGCCAAAACGCAGCCTGAGGATATGATCCTTGAGGCTTGCATGGGCCGCATACTCCCACCATGCCGGCGATTGATAAAAGGCATAGAGATTTTCACTGGCCAGGGCCAGATCATTCCATTCCTGACGTAGTGCTGGCGTAGCGATGGCGATATCGGGCAGTTGCAGCTTGACTATCGTGGTTGTTACACCCATCGTATCTGGCCTTTGTCGCAATGATGGCAGGTGCCGGCTTCCGCTCGTGACCCCTCCCGGCCTTATTGCCGGGCATGATCCCGTATCTTGACGATCGTTGCCGGTACGCCGACGATCACGGCGTCAGGCTCTGTAAAAGACTTGTTCACAACGGAATTGGCACCGATATGAACGCCATCGGCGATCTGGATCTTGCCGAATATCTTCGCCCCGGCTTCTATGACAACATCGTTGCCAATAACGGGCACATTATCGGAACCGTTGTTTTCCCCAATGACGACGCCGACATTTATTCTGGCATTCGCCCCGATACGCGCATTGTCATGGATGACGATGGTTCCGTAATGGGGAAGCTTCAGACCGGGGCCGACCGTGTTGGGAGGGATCGTAAATCCGAGTATCAGTTGATAGAGCTTGAGTTTGAAGCGCAAACAGAGGAGATAGTAGCGGGCAACCGCGCCGGTTGAGCAATTGCGATAGTATTCGACCTTTCTGAGCAGCCGCAAGAATGCCCACAGCGGATCGAGCACAAAGAGGCAGCATCTGGAATCCCGGCGCCCCATCGCCCGGCGGTCCGCGTCAAGGTACGCCGCATAGTCATCCCGCGAGTGAATCATCAGGTGTTCCTCCCCGAATACAACATTTCAAAAGAAGCGACCATGGACTCGCGCGAGAACATGCGCCTGGCCTTTTCCCGATTGGCGCCGCGGGCCGTTTCAAGGCGCTCGTGCGTTGCCGCCAGTTCCACAACACGTTCGGCAATGGCCTGTGCGTCGGCGACCGGCACGATGTAACCATTGACCCCCTCTTCTATCATTTCCCGGCACCCGCCGACATCCGTGGAAATCACCGGCAGGCCGGAGGCGAAATATTCCACAATGGAATTGGAGAAACTTTCGGAGGTCGAAGAGAGGACCGCGGCATCGCATGCCGCCAATATCCGGGGGATATCCGTACGTTTGCCCAAAAAAAACGTTTTGTCGGCGATACCGGCCTCGGCGGCCATATTCTCGAGCTCTTTCCGCTGCTCGCCATCGCCCGCGACGACAAATTGCACATCCGCCGCCCGTGAAGCGGCGATGGCGGCGGCACGCACAAAGGTGGCGACGCTTTTGACGGGTCTCAGATTGGCGACGATGCCAACGACAAACGCATTCCGCTTCAGTCCCAGAGCATCCCGGATCTCGTTTTTCGTTTGTGCCGATACCGGCTGGAACAGGCCAAGCTCGGCACCATTGTAGATTATCTTCATGCGTTCCATCGGAATGGCTTCTATCTCCGACGCCCACTTCGCCGTGGCATGGCAATTGGCCACAAAGTAGTGAACCCACCGGTTCAGCACCTTATAGAGCATGATTTTAACAGGCGTGTGCCAATACCCCTGATCGCGCCTTGAGGAAATAATGCGGGGAACCCCCGCAAGCCGGCCTGCGATAATGCCAATGATATTCGATTCGACGAAATGAGTTTGAATGCAGTCGAACTTGTTCTTGCGCAGCGCCGCGACAAAACCGAGGAAGCGGCGATACGATGCCGGGCGGGCGAATGACTGGAAGTCGATCACCACCAACGGGCACAGATCAAACTCATGGTCAAGCCACGGGGACGAGCGCAGGACAAAAAGAGTCGGCTCAAACCGGGAACGGTCCAAATGCTTGATAAGCATCAGGAGCTGCTTTTCAGTCCCGGCGGTTGGGGATTCTATGGTATCGATGATGAAAGCGATCTTTTTCATTGAACCGCGGCCCATGGCCCTATGCCCTTTTCTTTCGGTTATGCTTTTCCACTCGCGGTTTTCACCTATGTCCCGAGAGAGTGCTTCACTTCGTCCCGCTCCCGGCTGACCGCCTGCCGCAAAAAGCCCCATCCCAGCCCAAAATGGACTGCAAAGAAAATCGGCGGCAGATACGCGAAATAGCGCCACCCGTTTCGGGCGGCAATGCGCAACGATTCCACCATGATGATCAGCAGGTAGATCCCGTAAAGGGTCCCCAGCACCGGCGTAACGGCATGGCGCCCTCCCCCGGAGAATCCCATCGTTCCCCCCGCGGCAAGCAGCAGCAACAGACCCGCCACAAAGGCTGCCGGGACAAGCTGGTTAAGGGTCACGGCCTCCGGATGTTTCCGGATGAAACGCCAGCGCCCCCTGCCATAGCGGACCATCTGGCGCAGCAACCCTTTCAGGTCTTCACGCGGATAATAGCGCACCGTCAGCTTCGGGCTGGTGTATGTCTTCAAGCCGGCTTTCTCCACCCGATAGTTGAATTCGAGATCTTCACACGCGTCAAAGTTTTCATCCACCAACCCGACCCGCGGCAAAATCGCGCGGCGGTAGGCCGCCCCGTTGCTCACGGGGCTTGCAAAACCCTCGTATTCACCATAGATGAGCGAGTCCCCCCCATGGCCGATCCTTGACCCGCGCGCGAGGGCAACAGCCTGCTGGAACGGCGCCAAACCGGGAGGGTTAAGCGGTTGCGGCCGGCCAAGGCAGTCTGCGCCGCTTTTCTCGAAACACTCCCTGACGCTGGTGAAAAGATCGGCATCCGGGATGTGGCAGTGGCCGTCCACCACAAGAAAAATATCCCCCCTGCCGTTTTTGAAGCCAATATTGCGCCCGGCACTCGACCTGCGTCCCGGGTTGTCCATAAGGCGTATTTGCGGGCAGGAGCGGGCCAACTCGCCGACAATTGCCCGGGTGCCGTCATCGGACATGCCATCGGCAACGATGATTTCATAACGGTCCGCCGGGTAGTCCTGGGCCAGCAGTTGTCCGAGCGTATCGCGGATGAAACGTGCCTCGTTGCGCACCGGCATGACTACCGTGAGAAACGGGACAGCGGCATGCGTGCCCGTCAACATGTACCGGCGATCCTGACATAGAGGTCTTCAAGCTTGCGGGCCTGGCTTGCGAAGTTAAAGGCCTCGTCGACAAGAGCCGCACCACGCCTGCCCATGTCTTTGGCCTCTTCCGGGTTGTCCAGCAGATGTTCCATTGCCTGCCGCAATGCGGCAACGTCTCCCGCCGGCACAAGCACGCCGTTATAGCCGCCGCGGACAATCTCGGGAGTCCCGCCAACGGCCGTCGCTACGACCGGCAGGCCGGCTCCCGCCCCCTCCAGCACGGCAACCGGCAGCCCCTCCGTATGGGATGAAGAGACGAAAATATCCGCATCCGCAAGCAATGCCGGGACGTTGTCGCTGAACCCAGGGAGCAGGAACCGGCCTTGCAGCCCCGCAGCGGCAACCTGCCGTTCCAACTCCCGGCGGAGAATCCCCTCGCCCAGAACAATGAAATAAACCTTTTCCCGCTGCCGCACGATTGGCGCGGCAGCCTCGATAAACCCGGCAAAATTCTTTTCGGGGCTCAGGCGGCCGGCCGAGACGACCAGCACCGCGTCTTCCGGCAGCGCAAGGAGATCCCGGATGCTTTCCTTATGCGGCCCTTTTTCAACAAAGACGGCGTTATGGACGACCGTAATGCGGTCACCGGGAATGCCCGCCGCGACAATCTGACGTTTATGCCCCTCGGAAACAGCGACGATGTTCTGGATCATCTTCATGACCTGCTTGTCGGCAAACTCGTAACAACGGATCTTTGCGCTTTCCCCGGTCCACCCATGGGAGTAGACGATCTGCGAAACGCCAAGGGCACCCGAAGACAGATACCCTATGATATTCGATTTATATCCGTGCGTTACCAGCAACTGCACGGAGTTGTCTCGAAGCAGCCGGCGTAATTGCGTAATGAGCCTGGGATGAAACGGAGAGCTGCTCCGCAGGCTCAATGTCCGGATGTTGTCGGCTTCCGCCGCCTGCAACAGACCATTGGGCCGGCCGTCGTTATCGAACGAACAGAGGATCGGCCGGAAACACTGCCGGTCAATTCTCCGCAAATGCTCCAGAATCTGTTTCTCCGGCCCGCCGACAAAATTGCTGGCCCGAAGGTGCATAACGACAATCGGATCAGGCACGCGCTCGCTCCCATACGGCATCCATTACCCCGGCAATCGCATCCCAGGTGTAGGATTCAAGAATCAGCGCCCGGCCGGCAGCGCCATATCCGGAGAAAACGGCAGAATTTTCAAGGGCCGTGCACGCCGCGTCCGCGAAATCCCGGGGGGTATCCCGCAGAAGAATATTTTTCCCCTCGGCAACGTCCAGCCCCTCTGCCCCGACTGTTGTGGAAAGAACCGTTTTTGCCATGGACATGGCTTCGAGAATTTTGAGGCGGGAACCGCCACCGACCCGCAACGGCACCACATAGAGCATGCTGCGCGCTATGTATGGCCGCACATCATCGACAGTCCCCGTAACCGTCACCCCAGGGGTCCGTTCGGCAAGGGCAAGCAGCCACTGCGGGGGCTTGCGGCCGACCACGGCAAAGGTCGCGGCGGGGATGCGGCGCCTGATCTGCGGAAAGATCTCTTCGATGAAGTACGTGACCCCGTCCTGATTTGGGCGCCAGTCCATCGAGCCGGTAAATACCATGCTTCCCGGGCATATCGCGGACTGGGCAGGAGCGAAATAGCGCTCGTCCACGCCGTTGGGGACAACGGTCACCCGGCTGCAGCCGTAACGTTCCATAAATATGTCCCGGTCCGGAGCGGAAACGACCGACACCTGGGAATAGTTCACGGCGGCACGCGCTTCGTAGCCCACCATTTTTCGCCACTGGAGGTAAATGTACAACTTTTTCAGCAGATTCGATTCAGCCTCGCAGTAGCGCTCCCATATCTGCGCCTCGACGTTATGCGCCGAAAGGACCGACGGCAGCCTGCCGAGCAGGGTGCGGATATTCTCGGTATAGGGCATCCATTCGCAGTGGACAAGATCGAATCTCCCGGAAGCGACCAGGGACAAGGCCCTCTTTTCCAATGCCGCTGAATAATGGCGGTCCACAACGTACGGTTTCGGCGACAGCATATTGGCCAGGAGCGCCCGGTAAAAGCGGAATCCTTTCTGTTCGAGCACGGTGCTCGGCAGGGTGATCAGGGTGACGTTTGGGCAATCAGGCAAACAGTCCCCCCGGTCGCCGTAACAGAGGTAGGTTACCGAATGGCGTTTCTGGAGGCGCTGCAACAGGTTGTACGTCCTGATTTTTTTCCCGGTATCAAGCGGCCAGGGGACCTCTTCGTCAACGATCAGGACATTCATGACCTGGGGGCACCGAGGCCGGCATCACGCTGCGGGCGATTGGAACTGCCGGCGATCGCAGCCGTCATGGTGCCGAATTGGAGCTTGCCCAAGAGATGCCGCAGCTTCCCTTCGGTACGGTGCAGATTGAGATAATGCCGAAAACGCGACTTGAGCCCGGCTTTGATGCGGGGCTGTCCCGGATCGATCTCCCAGGGGTGAAAATAGAGCACCGCGGGCTGGTGCTCCTGATCATTGATCCTCGCAATACCCCGCCGGACCAACTCCGCCGGCAACAGCCGCAGATAGCCGCCACCGGCTATCGGCAGCCGATACTCCATGCTGCCACAGCGCACGGGATACGTGGTCAACGGGAACTCCGCCAGGCGCCCGGCATCCCGCTCCACCGCATAGGGGAAACGGGGGGCGTCCGGAATGCCGTAGGTATCGTGATAAACCGGGAAGACACTGCTGTCGAAGGAATAACCTTCGTCGAGCAGAATATCGAAAGCCCAGAGAGATTGCTTCGTTATGGAATAACTGGGGGCGCGATAACCGCAGATTTCCGTGCCGCAGACGTCCTCAAGAATCTGCTTGGCGCGGCGTATATCCGACCTGAAGGCATCCGGTCCGATACGATACACCAGTTGGTGCCCATAGCCATGGCTGGCAATTTCATGCCCCTGGGCCTGAATCTCCCGGACCAGGTGCGGCACCCGTTCCGCAATCCAGCCCAGCACGAAAAATGTGGCCTTTACGCCGAACTCGTCGAGCATACCCAAAACCCGATGCGTATTATCCTCGACCCTCAAGGGGAAACTATCCCATTCCGCAAAGGCGATATGGCGGGCAAAAGCGTTCACCTGGAAATAGTCTTCCACATCTATGGTCAGGGCATTGAGCATGGTCAGAAGATCTTTCTGATTTCCACAATTCCGCGGTTGATGTCCCGGGCATTCGTTGAGGAGTTGATGTCGTCACGGTTGGTCTCGTAGGAGTAGGTCAGGGTGAGCGTGATGTCGTGGTTAAAGGCGTACGCCAAACTGCCAGTAGCGATGAAATGGTAAGGATACTCCCCCCGCAAGCCGTTCTGGTAGTAGCGCTCCGCAGTCGCGTTAAGACTGGCGGTAAGGCTCTCTACGACCTCGTGGCGGCCATAACCGGAAAAGGAAAGTTTGCGCTGGTTGCGCGTATCCGTCTGGGTATTGACATACTCGGAATAGGAACTCGAAATCCCCACGGCCCCCCGCTGCAAAACCTTGTCGAGCTTGCCGCTGTAACTGGTTTCCTTTGTCGAAACGGCCAAGGGATCTTCCGTATTTTGCACATTGGTCTCAAGTGTCGCCACGGCGACCTCAAAGTCATGTGTGACGCCCGCGTGCCAGAACAAATAGTTTACGCTGTTGTAATGCCGGAAGTTTTGCCAGGTATTGCCAATCTGGCCGAAAACGAAGGACTTCTCGGCGTATTGATATTTGAAGCCGCCATAAACGTCGTGTTTGTCGAAATTAACCGGTACCGTTTCACTCCGGGTAAAC is a window of Geobacter sp. FeAm09 DNA encoding:
- a CDS encoding XrtA system polysaccharide deacetylase, with amino-acid sequence MLNALTIDVEDYFQVNAFARHIAFAEWDSFPLRVEDNTHRVLGMLDEFGVKATFFVLGWIAERVPHLVREIQAQGHEIASHGYGHQLVYRIGPDAFRSDIRRAKQILEDVCGTEICGYRAPSYSITKQSLWAFDILLDEGYSFDSSVFPVYHDTYGIPDAPRFPYAVERDAGRLAEFPLTTYPVRCGSMEYRLPIAGGGYLRLLPAELVRRGIARINDQEHQPAVLYFHPWEIDPGQPRIKAGLKSRFRHYLNLHRTEGKLRHLLGKLQFGTMTAAIAGSSNRPQRDAGLGAPRS
- a CDS encoding TIGR03016 family PEP-CTERM system-associated outer membrane protein, which translates into the protein MMNRFRQTGMIGALIATGLFTGISGQACASELDFKPSLAVIGEINDNIYESASGKRTDYITRVQPGATLHYLTPFWNWDVAYTFDYRNYARHSRDDEYNHDANLKGTMALVDNFFYLDVSDTYRRVSLDVSRDVTTQSSLFVNQTDQNIAMVSPYLLWRPGAKSTLKTGYRYTDTRYWDSDGIDKHEHGGFADLTYELTPKLSLTLGYAFTRSETVPVNFDKHDVYGGFKYQYAEKSFVFGQIGNTWQNFRHYNSVNYLFWHAGVTHDFEVAVATLETNVQNTEDPLAVSTKETSYSGKLDKVLQRGAVGISSSYSEYVNTQTDTRNQRKLSFSGYGRHEVVESLTASLNATAERYYQNGLRGEYPYHFIATGSLAYAFNHDITLTLTYSYETNRDDINSSTNARDINRGIVEIRKIF